The genome window CGTATCGCGCGTTCGCCCGCGCGCTGGAACTGTTCTTCCCCGATGCCGGCACCCCGAAAGTCGCTCCCGGCACTTCGCCTGTCGATGAAACCGCCCAAATCGAAGATGGCGTGATCATCGAGCCGGGCGCAGTGATCGGTGCGGGCGCATCCATCGGGCGGGGCACGCGCATCGCGGCCGGCGCGGTGATTGGTTACCGTGTCGCCATTGGCCGCGACGGCTTCATCGGTCCCGGTGCTTCAATCACGCACGCGCTCATCGGTAATCGCGTCATCATCCACGCGGGCGCTCGCGTCGGGCAGGACGGGTTCGGCTTTGCAATGGGCCCCGGCGGCCACTACAAGGTGCGGCAAGTTGGCCGCGTCATCATCCAGGACGATGTCGAGATTGGCGCGAATAGCACCATCGACCGCGGCGCGCTGAAGGATACGATAATCGGCGAGGGGACGAAGATCGACAATCTCGTTCAGATCGCCCATAACGTCGTTATCGGAAGGCATTGCGTTATTGCAGCACTGACAGGTATCTCGGGCAGTACCGTCCTGGAAGATTACGTGGCGATGGGCGGCCAGTGCGGAACCGTCGGGCACATCAGAATCGGAGCCGGTGCTCAAATCGGCGCGCAGAGCGGCGTTTCGTCCAGTATACCTCGCGGCGAACGATGGGGAGGCACTCCGGCCAAGCCCATGGCGGCATGGGCGCGTGAAGTGGCGCTATTGAAGCGTCTCGCTAAGCGCAAAGCCGCAGACAATCCGGGCGACACCAACGATTAGAAGTCATGAGCATGTCCAACACATCCGAGCCTCAACTGGAAAGCGAAACGCGGCAAGAGCGCAGGGAACTCGGCACGGCTGATATCACCCGCATTCTCAAGCTTTTGCCCCACCGCTACCCGTTCCTCCTTGTCGATCGGATTATCGAGATGGATGGCGACAGCTCCGCGATCGGCATCAAGAACGTGACGATCAACGAGCCGTTCTTTCAGGGGCACTTCCCGAATTTTCCGGTCATGCCGGGCGTCCTTCTCATTGAGGGCATGGCGCAAACGGCTGGCGCGCTTTGCATGGCGAGCCTTTCGAATTTCGAGCCTCAGCTCGTTTACTTCATGTCGATCGACCGCGCCCGTTTCCGTCGGCCCGTGCTGCCGGGCGATCAGGTGCACTTCCATATGACCAAGAAGCGGAATCGCGGGCGCGTCTGGCGGTTCGACGGCAAAGCCAGGGTGAACGGTCAGCTTGTGGCGGAAGCAGAGATCAGCGCCATGATCGTCGATGCGAACGACAACAAGGGCGCTTAGAGCGCGTAGGTCTGTCATGACACAGATGCTGGTGCATTCTTCGGCGGCGATCGATCCGCGCGCAACGCTCGAAGAGGGCGTCGAAATCGGACCGTTCGCGGTAATCGGGCCGAATGTCACGTTGCGCAAGAACGTCAAGGTCCATGCGCACGTCGTCATCACCGGCGCGACGGAAATCGGTGAAGGGTGCGAAATTCATCCCTTCGCGGTGCTTGGCGGTCCCCCGCAGGACGTGAAATACCAGGGCGAACGTAGCGAACTTTTCGTAGGCGCACACACGGTCGTTCGCGAGCATGTCACCATGAACGGCGGCACGGCCGGCGGCGGGCATGTGACGCGCGTTGGAAGCCATTGCCTCTTTCTCACCGGTAGCCACGTTGCGCACGATTGCCAGATTGGCGATCATGTCTTCCTCATCAACAACGCGACACTCGCTGGCCACGTCACGGTCGAAGACTACGCCATCCTCGGCGGGCTCTCGGCGGTTCACCAATGGGTTCGGGTCGGTGCCCACGGCTTTGTCGGCGGCATGTCGGGTGTGGAAGCGGACGTCATCCCGTTCGGCATAGTGCTAGGAAATCGCGCCGCACTAGCCGGGCTCAACATTGTCGGCTTGAAACGGCACGGCTTCGAGCGCGATCAGATCCACTCGCTGCGCAAGGCGTATCGGCTGCTCTTTTCGGCGGAAGGCACGCTGTCCGAGCGCCTCGACGATGTCGAGAAAATGTTTGCGGACGATCCCGCTGTGCAGCGCATCGTCTCGTTCATGCGGGCCAAGACGGATCGCTCGTTCTGCGTGCCACGCGCTCAGGCATGAACGTTCCTGCCGTGGCCGGGGAACCGGGAGCGAAGACCGGCGCGGCAGCAGGAGCTTCGCGCATCGGCATCGTCGCTGGAGGTGGCACCCTGCCGCTCGCCGTTGCCGAAGCGGCGGCCGCGCGTGGCGAGCGCCCCTACATCGTCGGCCTTCAGGGCAACGCATCCTCCACCATCGAAAGCTTTCCGCATAGCTATGCCGGAATCGGCCAGATCGGTCGCATTCTCGGTGCGCTCCGCCGCGAGGGGTGCGAGCGCGTCGTCTTCGTCGGCAGTTTGCGTCGTCCCAATCTCTTGCGCGTGAGGATCGACACCGGTTTCGTGCGTCATATGCCGGAGCTTCTGCGCATTCTTCGTGGCGGCGACGACTCCGTGTTGCGCGCGGTGGCGCGGTTTTTCGAGGCGCGCGGTTTCGAAGTTCTGGCGGCGCACGAGGTCGCGCCGCGCCTGCTTGCCCCCGCCGGTGTGTTCTCGGGAGCCGCGCCAGACGCCGAAGCGCTTGCCGATATCCGGCTCGCCTTCAATGTTGCCCGTGCGCTAGGCGAGTACGATATCGGGCAGGGCGCGGTCGTCGCGCGGGGGTATGTGCTTGCGGTGGAGGCGGCGGAGGGGACGGACGCCATGCTCTCGCGATGCCGCGATCTCAACCGCTGGGGCTTCAAGAACCGGCAAGGCGTGCTGGTGAAGATGCCCAAGCCAGGCCAGGATCTCCGCCTCGATATGCCTGCCATCGGGCCGCGCACGGTCGAACTTGCTGCCGAGGCCGGGCTCGCGGGGATCGCGGTCGCGGCCGGAGGCGTACTGCTGGCTGAGCAACAGGCCATCGTGGAAAAGGCCGATGCGCTCGGCCTGTTTCTTTATGGCGTCGATGGGGAAGAGTTGCGCGCGTGGCAGTAAAGCCCTGATGGGCGCCCATCAAACGAAATTCCCGATCGGTTGTTGACTCCGATCGGCCCCGCTCTAATCGGGATTTACGACAAACTCGCACTTGTATGGCTGCGCCTTCTGGATGCGATGTCGGTCGGCGGCGTTTGCGATTGTCGTTGAGCGCGCCCGCAAACGGCCAGCAGCCGAGCTTGCGGAGCATCCATCCCGTTCCGCGTCTGTTAATCGCTTCCGTCGATTGACCGTGACGACAGCGGCGCGTTGGCGTAGGACGTGGCCGTATAAGGGCGCATCGGCACGCCTGATGCCAGGGCCATCGGCTTTGCTCCGGTTCAATGCGCCCAGCGGCGGAATCCTGTCGCACAGGGCACGGCGATTTTGTTTCGGCCGGAGGTATGCACCCGCCGGCGGGTTTCGGGGGACAAACATGGGACGTTTCTGGATATTCATTGCGGCAGTTCTCGGAGCACTTTCGGTCGCCGCCGGAGCCATCGGCGCGCATGAGGTGACGGCCGATGCGTCGCGTCAGCCGTTCGCCACGGCCTCGCTCTATCACACGATGCATTCGCTCGCGCTGCTCGGCGTCGGCGTCGTTCTATTCATCTCGCAAGGCTGGCGCACGCATGTCGGCACGATTTTCCTGAACCTGGCCGCGCTCCTGTTCGTCGCCGGTATCATCCTCTTCTCGGGCGGCATTTATGCGCGTCATGCGGAGATTTTCGCGACGCCGTTTGGCGTGGTTCCCGCTGGCGGCGTAGCGCTCATCGGCGGCTGGCTGGCTCTCGCTATCGGCGCTCTCGGCCTGCGCCGCTAACATCGGCGGCACTGTCACGCGACACAAAGAAGCCGGTGCTCGGGCGACGACGAATCTCGTCGACGCCTGCTACCGGCTTGTTGCACGAAACCTTCCGCCGTCCGTGGTGCGCGGGGGCGCGCTCCCCTGCTCCTCGGCGCCTGCGGAAAACACTGGACGCTGTGTCACGCGGTGTTCACTCCATTCCGTTACGCAGCACTCGTTCTGAAATTGCGGCTCGACTGCGGCTGGAAGCGGCTGTCTGGAGCCTCTGATGACCCTGCCTTAGTGGGCGGTCATGCCGTTGGCGGCGGTCTTGCGGCGGCGGCCCCGCGCTTTCGGTGCGGCGGCGGCGAGGACGGCGGAGAGTTCGAGGGCGGCGGCCGGGATTTCGATGGGCGCACCCGAAACTTCGATCGCTTCAGCGACCGTGACCTCGATTTCAGCCGGAACCGCGATCACTTCAGCGGCGGTGACTTCGACGATGGCCGGAACTTCGACGGCGGCGACTGCGGCGACGGCTTCGACCTTCGCCTTCGGCTTGCGGCCACGACGTGCGGGCTGCTTCGGCTCGACGACAGTAGCGGCGGCGGCGGCGGCTGCGGCGGCGCGCTTCGCGGTGGCGGCGGCCTTCCGGGCGGCCTTGCGAACGCGGGCGATTTCAGCGTTGGCGAGACGGATCAGGGCGCGCAGTTCCTCGGAAATCGCGGCGTCGAGCGCGGCGACCGCGTCGGCGGCGTTGGCGAGATTGTGCGCGATGGTGTTGATCGCGACCGTGTTGGGAGAGAGAGAGGCCATGGTTTGTTGCTTTCGGTTTTGAACCGGCCCCCGCGGCCGGCTTCCCCTTTAGCAATCTATGGTTGTGTTTAATTTTACGTAAAAAAAGCGCGCATTAAATCAATGGGCTGGCATATATTTGCTCATTATACGGATCAGTTTGTGATCTAACCAACTGAATAACAAGAGAAAATATCACATGTCGCCGGCCTCATTAGGGTGCGGGCAAGCCATTGTCTAATAGGCGCTTTTTTCATTCGCCGATTCCGAATCACTTCAATTTGCGCGTTCTGCGTGTGATTTCGGGCGCAAAAAAAGCACCACGCAAATGCGTCGCGCTTGTCGATATCCCGTAATTTTGCCTCCTCGCCGCGCGAACAATTTGCGCACATCACGCGGCGGGCGCTTTCCGCGTTAAAGCCGCTTGAGAATTTCGGCCTTTTTCGCGGCGAATTCTTCCTCGGAGATGTAGCCCTTGTCGCGCAAGCTGCCGAGCTGTTCGAGAAGGGCAAGGCCCGCGCTCCGAAGCTCATTGGCCGAGGGCACCCCGGACGTCGTGACCGCAGCCGGTGACGCATGCTCGCCGCCGTGTGCCGACGCAGCGGGCGCATGCTGTCCGGTCGGGCCACCGACGCGCGGCAGGGTGTCGATCCGCACCGTGCCGTTCTGGCTCGAAAACGTCATGCTCTCGCCGCCGCCCTGCTGTTGGCCGAAGCCGTAAACCGAATAGCCCGTGGTGTCGTAAATCTCGACGCGGCCATTGCCGTAATCGATAGCGAGGCGATTGGAGTCTGGAAAATAGGCGTAGCGCGTCGTGTTCTGGCCGCCTGTGGAGGACGGATTGCCAAGCTCCGATGGCCACCAGCCGCCGGACGACGATTGGCCGAATCCGCCGCCGCCCTGATATTGCGACTGCCCGTAGCCGCCCGACTGTTGCTGCTGCTGGTTCGAATAGTTCTGGTTGGCGTAGGGCTGCTGCTGCGGCTGGGGCGCGAAAACGCCCGGCTGCGACATCAGGTTCGACAGGTCGTTGCAGAGGTTGTCGACCGTGATCTTCGCCGAGTTGTTGAACATGTCGCCTACCATGGTCATGCCGCCGCGCATCCACTGGCCGCCGCCGCCGAACTCGGAGAGGTTGAACTGTGCCATGCTTCCGCCGCCGCGAATGACAGCGTCAAACATGATCTTCACGGAGTCTATGGCGATCCGATAGCGGTCGGCGATGGCGGCGACGAGGCGCTCGCCCTCGGGCGTAAGGTTTGTCATTGCGGCGTCTCCCTTTAGCGCGTCCGCGCACGCATGTTATTTTAGCCCTGGATTATACAAGACTTGATCACGCTCTTCCCGCGCAAACGCTACAAAATGAACTTCGAAAGGTCCGCGTTCTTCGCGAGATCGCCCACCTGCGTCTTAACATACGTCGCGTCGATAACGAACTTCGTACGCGCCTTGTCGGCGGCCTCGAAGCTGATTTCATCCAGCACACGTTCCATGACAGTGGAAAGACGGCGCGCGCCGATATTTTCGACGTTCGCGTTCACTTCCACCGCCACATCGGCGATGGCGTCGATGGCGTCTTCGCTGAACTCAAGTTCCACGCCCTCGGTTGCCATCAGCGCGACAGATTGCTTGATGAGGCTCGATTTCGGCTCGCGCAGGATGCGGCGGAAATCGTCGCCCGTCAGCGCCTGAAGCTCGACGCGGATCGGCAGACGGCCCTGAAGCTCGGGCAGCATGTCCGACGGCTTCGCCACGTGGAACGCGCCCGACGCGATGAACAGGATGTGGTCGGTTTTCACCGGGCCGTATTTCGTGCTGACGGTCGTTCCCTCGATCAGCGGCAACAGGTCGCGCTGCACGCCTTCGCGGCTGACATCGGCGCCGAGCCGCTCCGAGCGCGCGGTGATCTTGTCGATCTCGTCGAGAAAGACGATGCCGTTTTCCTCAACCGCCGTGATCGCGTCCTGAACCACCGCCTCGTTGTCGAGCAGCTTGTCGCTCTCGTCGTTGATCAGCACCTCGTATGAATCGCGCACGGATAGACGGCGCGTCTTCGTGCGCTGGCCGAACGCTTTGCCGAGCACGTCGTTGAGGTTCATCATGCTGACGGACGAGCCGGGCATGCCGGGGATCTCGAAGCCACCCACCCCGCCGCCGGTATCGGCCACCTGAACCTCGATCTCCTTTTCGTCGAGTTCGCCGTCGCGCAGTTTCTTGCGAAACGCATCCTTCGTGGCGGGGCTGGCGTGCTGCCCGACGAGCGCCATCAAAACGCGTTCCTCCGCCAGAAGATGCGCCTTCGCGCGCACTTCCTTGCGTTTCGTCTCGCGGACGAGGCCGATCGCGCTTTCCACGAGGTCGCGGATGATCTGGTCGACGTCACGGCCGACATAGCCGACTTCGGTGAACTTCGTGGCCTCGACCTTCAGGAACGGCGCGTTGGCGAGCTTGGCGAGGCGGCGCGAAATCTCCGTCTTGCCGACGCCTGTCGGGCCGATCATGAGGATGTTCTTCGGCAGCACCTCTTCGCGCATGTCGTCCTTGAGCTGCTGTCGGCGCCAGCGATTGCGCAGCGCGATGGCTACGGCGCGTTTCGCGGCGTGCTGGCCGACGATGTGGCGGTCGAGTTCAGAGACGATTTCACGCGGGGAGAAATTGGCGTCAGTCATTGGACGGCAGGCTTTCGACGATGATGTTGTTGTTCGTGTAAACGCAGATGTCGGCGGCGATGGCCATGGCCTTGCGCGCGATGTCCTCCGCCGAAAGGTCGGTATCGAGGAGCGCGCGCGCGGCGGAGAGCGCATAATTGCCGCCGGAGCCGATGCCCATGATGGCGTGCTCGGGTTCGAGCACGTCGCCCGTGCCGGTAAGAACCAGCGTCGCGTTCTTGTCGGCGACGATCATCATCGCTTCGAGGCGGCGCAGATAGCGGTCGGTGCGCCAGTCCTTGGCGAGATCGACGCAGGCGCGAACGAGCTGGTCGGGATACATTTCGAGCTTGGATTCGAGGCGCTCGAACAGCGTGAAAGCGTCGGCGGTCGCGCCCGCGAAGCCGGAGATCACGTTGCCCTTGCCGAGCGTGCGGACCTTTTTCGCGTTGGCCTTGATAACGGTCTGGCCGAGAGACACCTGTCCGTCACCGGCGATGACCACCCGGCCGCCCTTGCGAACGGTAAGAATTGTGGTGCCGTGCCAGCCTGTGGGATCGTGAGGGGATTGCGCAAAATGCGTCATTTGTCGTACCTGCTTTATCGAGCGGATATGGCGCGCGGGTTTAAACCGTCAAGAAGCGGCTTCGCTTGCGCAGCCTGTAGAGGATCGAGACTGTGAGAAAAGCGCGGATCGAACGGAAGACGAAGGAAACCGGGATCGCTGTCGAGGTGAATCTGGACGGAACCGGCGCTTTTTCAATAGCGACGGGCGTCGGCTTCTTCGACCATATGCTGGAGCAGCTTTCAAAGCACTCCCGCATCGACATCGCGCTTTCGGCCGAGGGCGACCTCCACGTCGACCAGCACCACACGGTGGAAGATGTCGGCATTGCGCTCGGTCAGGCGATTGCTCAGGCGCTGGGCGACAAGCGCGGCATCGGCCGCTACGCACACGCCTATCTGCCGATGGACGAGACGCTGACGCGCGTCGCGCTTGATATCTCCGGCCGCCCTTATCTGATCTGGCGCGTGAAATTCCCGACCGAGAAGATCGGGCAAATGGACACGGAGCTTTTCCGCGAATTCTTTCAGGCGCTGGCGCAAAATGCCGGGATCACGCTTCACATCGAGACGCTCCACGGCGAGAATGCGCATCACATCGCCGAAAGCTGCTTCAAGGGCTTGGCGCGGGCGCTGCGTGAGGCCATCATGATCGACGAGGCCGCGCGCGGCGAAATTCCATCGACGAAAGGGCAGCTCGGCGGGTGACGCTTGGCTGGAACCGCCCATGATCATCTACACCGTGCACGAGCCGCCGCACGCCACCGGCAATGTCGAGGAGCGCTCCGAACGCATCGCCTTCGTGCGGGAGGGCTTCACGTTCTGGGGCTTCCTGTTCGGCCCGTTCTGGCTCCTCTGGAACCGCCTCTGGCTGGAAGCCATCGCCGTGGTGGCGCTGGCCGCCGGGCTTTACGCGGTTCTGATGCAGCTCGGCGTCGGCGAGCAGTCGGCCGGGGTCGTCAATCTGCTTGTGGCGCTCATCATCGGCTTCGAGGGCAACGACCTCATCCGCTGGCGGCTTCAGCGCAAGGGCTACACCTTCATTTCCTCCGTGGCCGGGCGCGACCGCGAGGAGTGCGAGCACCGCTTCTTCGCCGCGTGGATGCCGCCTGTCATGGCGGTCGGCGGCGGGAGAGCTTCTGGCGCCATGAGGGGCGACTGGCGAACGCCGCATTCCGTTGGCACCTGGCCGGAGGCGACAGCCTGACATGAGCGTCGCAATCGTAGACTACCAATCGGGAAACCTGCACTCAGCGGCCAAGGCGTTTGAACGCGCGGCGCGCGAAGGCGGCTTCGACACCGAAATCCGTGTGACATCCGATCCCGAGGCGGTTCGCCGCGCCGACCGCGTGGTGCTGCCCGGCGTCGGCGCGTTCGGCGACTGTTATCGCGGGCTGTCGGAAACGCCCGGCATGATCGAGTCGTTGAGAGAGGCCGTGTTCGAGCGCGGGCGGCCGTTCTTCGGCATCTGCGTCGGCATGCAGATGCTGGCGGATCGCGGGCTGGAACATGGCGAGCACCGGGGGCTTGGCTGGATCGGCGGCGAGGTGGATCTCATCGCGCCATCGGACCCGCGCCTCAAGATCCCGCATATGGGGTGGAACACGCTCGACATCGCGCGCCTGCATCCGCTGCTGGAAGGCATTCCCGGCGGCGATGAGGGCTGGCACGCCTATTTCGTCCACTCCTATCACTTCAAGCCGACGGACGCCGCGGACGTCGTGGCGCGCACGGATTACAGCGGGCCGATCACGGCGCTTGTTGCGCGCGACAACATCGCGGGCAGCCAGTTCCACCCGGAGAAAAGCCAGAAGCTCGGCCTCAGGCTGATTTCAAATTTCTTGCGGTGGCGGCCTTGAGGTGACGCGACGTCTTCCCGTTGCGGCTGAAGATGGCAGTGAGGATCTGGCTTTTCGACCGCGCGTCGGCGATCTGCGAGACCTTCTCGCCGCTGGCTTCGCTCGTGTTGAACGCGGCCTCTTCCTCGCCTGCCTCGCAGACAAGCACGCGATCCCGAAACGTCAGCTCCTGCATCAGCGCCGCGCGAATTTCCGACGCCGTCGCATCGGTGCGGATGAACCAGACGCCCGTCATCGGGTGTTCCCAATCCGTTGCGAGCCTTCGGATGCAGTCGGCCGCCTTGATGGCGCGCCTCTCCCGGTGAAACTCGCAGCAGATGAGATAACGGCGCATCGCACTCTCTTCGAATAACTCGGTTTGAACGGTGCCTCTCGGGCTGATACTAAAGGAAAGCCGAAGCGTCCGGTCAAAGAAAACAGCCTGCGCACGTGGTATTGTTCCACGTGTGTTTAATCCTGGGGACAACTTGAATGATTCTCTATCCCGCCATCGATCTCAAAGACGGGCAATGCGTACGCTTGAAACAGGGTCTGATGGATCAGGCCACGGTGTTCAACGACGACCCGGCGGATCAGGCGCGGCAGTTCCAGACGCAGGGCTTTTCCGCGTTGCATGTGGTGGACCTGAACGGCGCGTTTGAAGGCCGCTCGGTCAATGCCGACGCCGTGACGCACATTCTGGCGGCGGTCACGATCCCGGTGCAACTCGGCGGCGGCATCCGCACGCTCGAAGGTGTGGCGCACTGGATCGACCGGGGCGTGTCCCGCGTGATCCTCGGCACGGCGGCGGTGCGCGATCCCCATCTCGTGAAGGAGGCATGCGCGCGCTTTCCGGGAAAGATCGCGGTCGGCATCGATGCGAAGAATGGCCATGTGGCGGTGCAAGGCTGGGCGGAGACGTCCGATCTTTCAGCCGTGGATCTTGCCCGGCGCCTTGCCGATGTGGGCGTCGCCGCGATCATCTACACCGACATCGCGCGCGACGGTATGCTGACGGGCCTCAACCTTGATGCGACGGCCGAACTCGCCCGCGCCGTGCACATTCCGGTGATCGCGTCGGGCGGTCTGGCTGGCATAGCCGACATCGAAAAGCTGCTGTCCCCGGCCCACGCCATCATCGCGGGCGCTATCGCCGGGCGCGCGCTCTATGACGGGCGGCTGGACCCCAAGGCGGCGCTTGCCCTTATCGGCCGACAATCATGATGCCGATTGAGACGCAAGCTTCGCCTCATCTCGCGGGGTTATCTATCGTGGTGTCGGGTGCTTCTTATGCCCCGCTCCACCCTTGTTTTCGGCCACGCCAAGCCTTCTGCAACACATAATTGACGAAATCCGCCACTACCGGCAAAGGGAGTGGCAAGTTGATGCCTGCGAAAGGAAGAGCCTCCTTAATGGCAAAGCGACCGTTGCTTAGCAGCGATTGGGCGAGTCCCGCTGCCGTTGTCTTCCTTTTGCTTCTGTTTTTCGCCTTTGTTTCCATAGCCAGGGCGCGCGCGGAGGAGACGCCGCAAGGCAGCGTTGCCGCGTCCGACGCTCCGTCCGAGAAAAAAGCCGAAGAGAAAAAGCCTGAGGCTCATCAGCCTTCTGAGAAGGCCGAAACTCCTCAGTCCTCGGAAAAAAAAGCCGAAGCCACGCTTTCGCCGGAAAAAAAGGCCGAGGCCTCGTCCGACGCCAAGCCCGAGGCCGAAAAGCCGCAGCCGAAGGCGGCAGATGTCCCCGAAGCGAAGCGGCCTCCGCAGCCAAAGGCGGCCGATGCCCCCGAACCGAAGCGGCCGCCCCAGGCGAGCGCTTCCGGCAACGGCAAGACCGGTGATGCCAGAGAAACGCGTCCATCCGAAAAGGCCGTCGACAAGGCTCCCGCCGACCGTGCTCCAGAGAAGGCCGCCGATCAGCCGAAAGACCTGACGCCAAAGATCGATGGCGGCAATGGCGGACTCGCCGTGCGCGGCTCGACCATCAACGCGCTCTACCGCATCCATTGGATCGGCGCGCATATCGGCGATTTTCGCATTCGCTCATCGATCACGAACCGCCAGTATTCCTTGCAGGCCGACGCCAACATCAGCGTTTTCTTCGGCAGCGTGAGCTGGCAGGGCGTGACATCGAGTAGCGGCCTCATGACGGCCAACGGCCCCGTCCCGCAAAGCTACATGTTCCGCTACCAGACGGGCAATCGCGGCGAGACGGTGGAATTGCGCTTCCAGCAGAAGATGGTGCGCGACATTCTGATTAACCCGCCCGCGCGGCCGGGCGCTCGCAATGCACCGATCACGGCGGCTCATTTGCAGAATGTCGTCGATCCGCTGAGCGCGCTTGTGCTTCTTTCGCAGGCGCGGCTTGCGAAAAACGCGGGCGAAGGCGCCTGCAACAAGCGCCTGCCGATCTTCGACGGCAAGATCCGTTACGACCTCGTGCTGTCGCCGAAGGGGACGCGATCCGTCTCCGGGGCTGGCAAACTC of Rhodomicrobium vannielii ATCC 17100 contains these proteins:
- a CDS encoding DUF3108 domain-containing protein, which encodes MAKRPLLSSDWASPAAVVFLLLLFFAFVSIARARAEETPQGSVAASDAPSEKKAEEKKPEAHQPSEKAETPQSSEKKAEATLSPEKKAEASSDAKPEAEKPQPKAADVPEAKRPPQPKAADAPEPKRPPQASASGNGKTGDARETRPSEKAVDKAPADRAPEKAADQPKDLTPKIDGGNGGLAVRGSTINALYRIHWIGAHIGDFRIRSSITNRQYSLQADANISVFFGSVSWQGVTSSSGLMTANGPVPQSYMFRYQTGNRGETVELRFQQKMVRDILINPPARPGARNAPITAAHLQNVVDPLSALVLLSQARLAKNAGEGACNKRLPIFDGKIRYDLVLSPKGTRSVSGAGKLSGTAYVCNVRYVPIAGYKLGKAGGSDYATGNTGIEVWLVPLPEAGLIVPYYVHVPTPAGTASLVTATFNVETAGGRHALAE